The following nucleotide sequence is from Williamwhitmania sp..
ACCTACTACAATGAACCGAAATATCTTGGCAGCAATGATGGTGATAGCCGTGGCGGCTTGCAGTCGCAGCGACCACTTTCGCCTCAGCGGAACGGTTACGGGTATCGATACCGGTATGGTGGTGCTCAGCCGCTTCGATGGTAGCAGCATGGTGCCAGTGGATAGCACGCAGCTAAAGCATGGACAGTTTTCCTTTTTGGGAAGAGTTGACTTGCCTGAGCTCTATTCAATTTCCATAGCATCGAAGTACCGGACGTTACCTCTATTTGTGGAGAACGCCGATATCACCATTCACACCCAATTCGATAGCTTGTCGCGGGCTGTTGTATCGGAATCGAAGAGCAACAAGGTGTATGCTAAGTTTGTGGCAATGAAGAGTCGATTTGCCGACCGCTTCTACCTGCTACAGCAGCAGCTCACGGTTGCCATTCGTGATAACGACAACACACGCGAGGCCGATATCAACAGGGAGATGGAGCGGATACGCCGTAAATATCCGGTTGCAGTGGATAGCTTTGTGGTTGCCAACCGTGGTAGCTCAGTTGCTGCCTACGTTTTGCTTACCGAGCGTTCCCGAGGTTTGTCATCGGCCAAGATGGAAGAGTTGGTTGGAAAATTGCGCTCGTCCATTCGTTCCTCAGTGTATGTGGTGGCCTTACGGAAGTTAATTACCGACATGCAAATGGTTGAGGTGGGAGGGGATGCTCCGGACTTTGCCCTGCCCGACAGCAGCGGACAGCCTATTTCCCTTTCGTCGTTTCGGGGAAAGGTGGTGCTACTAGACTTCTGGGCATCGTGGTGCGGACCTTGCCGCATGGAAAATCCAAATTTATTGAAGTGCTATGAGCGTTTTCATCCCGAAGGATTTGAGGTGTTAGGCGTTTCCATCGACGACAACCGTGAGGGCTGGATACGGGCCGTTAAGAGCGATAGCCTTCCTTGGACAAACCTTTGTGACCTAAAGGCGTGGAATGGTCCCGTAGCGCGCCGCTACATGCTCATCTCCGTTCCTCATAACCTGCTGCTAGACCGTAATGGACGGGTGGTTGCCACCGATTTGTATGGCTCCAGCCTCTTGCGAGAAGTGGGTAAAGCGATAAGGTAGTAAAGCAATATGAATTAATTTCTACTAGGGAATGTATGTTACGCTCAGTTAAGAGACGAATTTCCCCGTCATTTATGGCGGGGTCCGCCATGCCGAGAGTTAAGTCAGCGGTGCACGCTCCTCCTCCTTTCAAAGAGCTGAAACGGCAATGCACCGTAATAACCGAAAGGCATTAACGGCTCCATCATTCTCAAAACCTGTCCGCCTACTAGCGGATTATCTCTTAGCGCCTTAATGGGCTTTGTCTGAGTGGGTAAAAGGAAAGAGCCACTTTGAGCGGCTCTATATAATTGTGTCAAAATTTTATATGTTAGCCCAAATTCCTTCTTTGGCAACTAGCTGCGAAACCATCTCCTCTGGGGTAGCAGGATGGTAGCCGAACTGCTGCTCAAACTTTTCGCTGTTGAAGAGGTAGTCGCGGTCGTACTGGTAAACCATCTCCTTAAACTCACCAATAACTGGCACAAAGAGTCCGGCAAGGCTCATCATCCATTTGGGTAGCACGCTATACCTAGGTTTCACGTTCATCTCTTGAGCTATTAGTTCCACCCACTGCTTGCCAGTAAGGTGAACCCTGCTGGTGGGCAGATGCCACACTTGTCCATAGGCATCGGGTGTATTGCCAAGCATGGCCGTCCCTTGGCAGCATCCACCGAGTAGGTGTAGTTGTGCAGCTTATTAGCGTTGGCAAAAAGGTTTGCCTTTTTACCCTTAGCTAGGTTTTTGTAGACCATCTCCACCAGAACGCTGTTCTTTGGGCTGAAAAAGTCTGCAGCACGGGCAATAACGGCGTTGAGTCTTCCGGCGGCAACCTCATCTAATATCATTTGGGCAATTTTCGCCCTTACCTCTCCCTTTTTGCTGGTAGGTCGTACGGGCGTTTGCTCCGTTATGTTGCTCAGGTAGTCGCGGTCGTACATGTAGATGTTGTCGAAGAATACTAGTCGTGCATTGTTGGTTACACAGGCATCAATTGTATTCCGCATAAAGGTGGGCCACTTTTGTTGCCATACCTTGGCGCTGTATTCAAACCCTATGGTAATGTAGACAACTTTAGAACCCTCCACGGCCTTCATTATCTGAGCGCGATCCGTAAGGTCGGCTGGGAATAGCTGGTCAGTGGGGTTTACGCTTTTTGGATTTCTACTCACCAGTCGTATGCTGCTGGTGTAGTGGGTGAGCTCCCGGGCTAGCTCTGTGCCAATGGCTCCGTTTGCTCCTAAAATAGTTTGCATGGCAATACGTTTTTAACATAAAACAGCCATTGCCACTGAAAGTTTTATGGGAACTAGTAAGAAAATATAAAGTTTATGTGAAGCATTTGGAACTGCTCGCTATTGCTAGAACTTCATCTTGTATTTGGTTGTTTCCTTGCCTAGCGAAATGCGCTTGAGCCTGCTGCGAATCATGTTCTTCCTAACGGGTGCAATCTTATCCACGTAGAGAATACCATCGAGGTGGTCGTACTCGTGTTGAATAACGCGGGCAGTCTCGCCACTATACGTGGTCTCCTGCGATTCAAGATTGCGGTTAAGGTAACGAATGGTAATGGAGATGGGGCGTTCCACCACCTCGCTCAGCGAAGGGATGCTGAGGCAGCCTTCGTAGTCGCTCCACATTTCCTCCGAGTGCCAAAGAATCTCTGGGTTGATAAAGGTTTCAATAATTCCCTCATCACCAATGAATAGGTCAGCCATTTCCCTGTCGTCGGGGTCATAAACTTGCTTGGTGTCCACTATAAATAGGCGAAGATCAAAACCAACTTGAGGGGCAGCAAGCCCCATCCCGTGTGCATGGTAGAGGGTTTCCCACATGTTTGTTACCAGTTCTTGTACTTCGTTGTTATTCTCCGCAATTTCTTTACACTCCTTGCGTAATATGCTTTGCCCATAGGCCACTACTGGTAGTATCATCGTTGCTTGAAAAAAATATTAACAATCTGATTAAAGGTGCCATATAGAGATTGGCCTCTATGCGTTGAACCCAATAATGGCGCCATTGTTTAAAATAATTTGCAAAAATAACCTTTTGGTATATAATTTGATAGAATAGTTGCGTTTTAATGTTGATTATTTCACGGTCAACTTAGAATACCAATCTAAACCTTGACACTATGAGACTCCTTATTCTTCCCATATTACTGGTAGCACTGTTTACCAGCTGTCAGAAAGAAGGTAACGATAGTTTATCTCCTGTAAGTGGAAAACTCCAGAAGATTTCGGAGAAAGACACCAGTAAGAGCGGCGCCATTGCCGACAGCATTGGCAACAGCACAATCATCAGCTACTCCTACGACGCCGCATCACAAAAGCTAACCATAACCCACCAGAACGCTTGCTTCAGCTGCTCGTGCGATTCCATTCGCTGCCATGTTACTAATAGCGGCAACAGCATTATGGTGGAGGAGCGCGAGTATAACGGCAACTCCTCGTGCCTTTGCCTATACGATCTTAAGGTGGAGGTTGATGGCGTTACCCCCGACGTTTACCTGCTCCACGTTATTGAACCCCACTTGGGCGAACAGGCTCCTATCCGGCTCAACCTCGACCTAGCCCACGCCCCCAAGGGCACGCTCTACTTCCCCCGTCCCGATTTTCCGTGGGGACTGGTGAGGTAGCAATTGTCCCCTGTTTTTACCTTACAAATTGTTAATTGAGTTCAGCCGTTCTGCCCTTGAAATGAAATTTTGGTGGTGGATTGTTTGAGTTTGTATTTTGTTTGATAAAAACGGATTAACTCAAGGAAAAGGTGAAGGTTTGTGTTACTTTGAGTGCTAACAAAGTATTTGCGTAGCGTTCACCACCACAACCGCACGATACGTCCTTGTCGCGTAGGCCGGGGCTGCTGCTGCAGGAACCTCCCGAGAATTCAGCATTCTTCTTAAAAAGCAACCTGATGGACATGGCGGCAAATACAATTGCAACCAACGCTATAGCGAGAACTAATGTGGGTTCTTGAATAACTTCCTGCAATTAAACAAGTCATTGCTAAAGTGCTGAAAATCTCGTAACTTGAGCAAAATCTTAATATGAAGCACCACGATAAGACTAAGGACGAACTCATGAATGAGTTGCTGGAGGTGCAACAAAAGTACAACTCCTTAAAGGAATTATACGATACTGAAATCATCGAACTCAACCAGGCCGAACAAGTATTAAAGAATAGCGAAGAGCGCCTCTCGCTCGTGTTCAACAATACCTCCGATATGCTTGTGTTGATGGAGGTGGAACCGGATAAAAAATTACGTATAACTGCCGTTAACCGCAGTTACCTTGAATCAATAAAACAACTTATCTCCAAAGATGATCTTAGCATCAACGATATTGTAGGAAAATACCGGGACGAAGCTTTAATTGCATTAGGCTTCTCTAAGGAAAATCTCGATGCTGAATTACAGTATTTTCTTCGAGTAATTGCAAGTGGTACCCCATTACAATTCGAACAAACAGTTCCATTGGGGACAAGTAATATTTATTTGGAGTCAAATATTGTTCCCGTAACAAATACCGCAGGCCGATGTACGCATTTGCTGTATTCTGTAAGGGATATTTCCGAGCGTAAATCAGCAGAAATGAAATTAAAAGAAAGCGAAGGGAAATATAGAACTTTGTTTGAGAATATCCCTATCGGAATTGGTATCACGGATTTGACAGGTAAACTTGTTACCTTTAATGACTCGATACTTGAACCCGGCAGCTATTCTCGTGATGATTTGATCAGAATCGGAAGTGTAGAGAATCTTTATTATAATTTGTCTGACAGGGGAGCACTTATTCCTTTATTGAAAGAAAAAGGAACCATTACTCATCGCCCAATAAAGTTTAAATGCAAAGACGGCTCTCCTTACGATACGCTGTTAACACTAACAATAATCCATATTAATGATCAACCCATGATCCAAGCGGTAATAGAAGATATTACCGAACGCAAGCGTGTCGAAGAATCTCTTAGATTTTTCCGGGTGATGCTTGATAAGTCGAATGATGCAATTGAAGTGATTGATGTAGAAACAGCCCGATTTATCGATGTGAATGAACGGGCATGTGCTGATCTTGGATATAGCCGGGATGAGCTTTTAAGCATGAAAATATTTGATATCGATTCTGGCCTAACACCCGATGTTTTTCATTCAATAAAGGATGGATTTCAACTATCTAATTCAACAATTATTGAAGCTTTGCATCGACGCAAGGACGGCTCTATCTTCCCGGTTGAGGTGAATATTGCTGTAGTGAAACTTGAAAAAATGTATTTGATTGCCGTCGTACGCGATATTACTGAACGGAAGAATACAGAGGCAGCTCTACGTGAAAGCGAAGCTCGATTTCGTTTGCTTTTTGAAATAAGTGCAGATGGCATCAGTATCGTAGATACTGAGACAAAGACTTTCATATATACAAATCCGGCTGTGTGTAGAATGCTTGGATACACTGAAGCGGAATTGAAATCGATGAGCATAACTGATATTCACCCAAAACAGGATTTGCCGTGGATAATTAGAGAGTTAGAATCAATGGACAAGGGAGAGAAATCCCATGTGCTTGAAATTCCGTGTCAAAGGAAAAACGGCAGCATTATAGACACAGAAATCACTTCTACAATAGCTAAGATTGGTGGCAGAATCTGCAAAATTGGTATTCACCGAGATATAACGGAAAAGAAACTTGCAGAAAATAAATTAAGGAAAAGCGAAGAGCAGCTAAAAGAAGCGCAGCTTGTGGGCCTCTTTGGTAGCTGGGAGCTGGACGTTGCCAACAACAGGATTGCGATGTCGGATGAAATGTATAAGATCTTCGACCTAATTAGCCGCTCAGTTGACGTCACAATGGAAACTCTTTTAGGAACCCCAATTCCGGAAGACCGCAAAATGGTTCGAGAGCTTGTTATGAAGTCACTTGAAACACGTGAAGGGGTTGACTTCGATTTTCGCACCATGACGTCCAACGGGGAAATACGCTGGATTCATGAAAGAAGTACGGTGGAGGTGGACAGCAAAGGAAATCCGAAGCGCGTTTTTGGTACGTGCCAGGATATTACAGAACGTAAACTGTTTGAACTAAAACTTCAAGAGAGTGAAGAGCGATTTAGGTCTGTTGCAAAATCGGCTAATGATGCTATTGTTACGACTGATAGCCATGGAATAATTTTAGATTGGAACAAAGGAGCAGAAAAAATATTTGGCTATACTGAGGCAGAGGTAACGGGTAAAGATTTAAATATAATATTGCCCCAAAGTTATATTGCAGCGCACAACCATGGCATGAAACGAATAGAACAAGGCGGCGAACACCATGTTCTGGGAAGAACCATGGTGTTAAAAGGCGTGCATAAAAACGGAAAAGAATTCCCACTGGAATTATCGTTAGCAGAATGGGAAACTTCTAAAGGAAAGTTTTTTACAGGAATTATTC
It contains:
- the def gene encoding peptide deformylase, yielding MILPVVAYGQSILRKECKEIAENNNEVQELVTNMWETLYHAHGMGLAAPQVGFDLRLFIVDTKQVYDPDDREMADLFIGDEGIIETFINPEILWHSEEMWSDYEGCLSIPSLSEVVERPISITIRYLNRNLESQETTYSGETARVIQHEYDHLDGILYVDKIAPVRKNMIRSRLKRISLGKETTKYKMKF
- a CDS encoding NAD-dependent epimerase/dehydratase family protein, with the protein product MQTILGANGAIGTELARELTHYTSSIRLVSRNPKSVNPTDQLFPADLTDRAQIMKAVEGSKVVYITIGFEYSAKVWQQKWPTFMRNTIDACVTNNARLVFFDNIYMYDRDYLSNITEQTPVRPTSKKGEVRAKIAQMILDEVAAGRLNAVIARAADFFSPKNSVLVEMVYKNLAKGKKANLFANANKLHNYTYSVDAAKGRPCLAIHPMPMDKCGICPPAGFTLLASSGWN